In Nocardia sp. NBC_01327, the genomic stretch GGGATCCCGGGGCAGGATCACCGAGTGCGCGGGCCGCCCGCACCTCCGCCGGTCGTCATGGCGACGGCGGTCGTATGGCCGGCGGCCGGATAGAGCGCTACCACGTGCAGGGGGGATCGGTGCAGGTCGCATCCCCAGCTGCGCAGGAATGACCGCTTCCGCGCGGGCCGAGGCGCGGTGTGGAGGATGCCGACGCCGACGTGATGTCGCCTCGGCCGGGTGCGTGGGTGGTGCTAGAGCGGCCAGGTGCGGACGAGGGAGCCGGGGGGCAGGTCGGTGGTGGCGGCCGGGATGTCGATCAGGACGTTGGCGTGGGCCATGGCGGCGATGAGGTGGGAGCCCTGGCCGGAGGTGAGTTCTACGCCGTGGTCGGTGGTGCGGCCGCGTAGGAACTGGCGTTTTCCGGCGGGGGAGTGGACCGGATCACGCAGGGGCAGTTCGGAACTGGTGATTTCGGGGAGTCCGGTCAGGGCGCGCAGGATCGGGCGGGCGAAGACCTCGAAGGACACCATGGTGCTCACCGGATTGCCGGGGAAGCTCAGCACCGGAATCCCGCCGATCACGCTCAGGCCCTGCGGACCGCCGGGTTGCATGGCGACATGGCCGAACTCGCCGCCGAGCGGGGTGAGCACATCCTTGACCACCTCGAAGTCGCCCATGGACACGCCACCGGAGGTGAACACCACGTCGGCGGCGGTGACGGCCTCGTCGAGGCGGCGCCGGAACTCCTCCGGATCGTCGGTGGAGTGCGTCAGCGAGACGACCTCGGCGCCATTGTCTTCCAGCGCCGCCGCCAGCGCGATGCCATTGGAGTTGTAGATCTGGCCCGGCAGCAGGCGCAGTCCGGCCTGCACCAGTTCGTCGCCGGTGGTGATCACGGCCGCCCGCACCTTCCGGCGCACGGGG encodes the following:
- a CDS encoding molybdopterin molybdotransferase MoeA, whose protein sequence is MSSRHTLAPARSVEDHRQRIEDLLRPLAGRETEPVPMAHALGRRLTQDVYSPLDLPMFRNSSMDGYAVLADSVAIVPATLPLAGVVAAGNTGAPVLPAGAAMKVMTGAPIPQGADCVVPVEHTQSDGKTVTIERGRATGDFVREPGTDVRAGQLLAAAGTVLRPRHIAALAAVGLAELPVRRKVRAAVITTGDELVQAGLRLLPGQIYNSNGIALAAALEDNGAEVVSLTHSTDDPEEFRRRLDEAVTAADVVFTSGGVSMGDFEVVKDVLTPLGGEFGHVAMQPGGPQGLSVIGGIPVLSFPGNPVSTMVSFEVFARPILRALTGLPEITSSELPLRDPVHSPAGKRQFLRGRTTDHGVELTSGQGSHLIAAMAHANVLIDIPAATTDLPPGSLVRTWPL